TCGACTTCTTCCCCGCCCCGTGGTGGGCGGTCGCGCTGCCGTCGGCCGTGCTGCTGCTCGGCAACGCATGGTGCGCGTGGCGCATCCGCGCGGACCACATCCGCGTTAGGCACTTCTGGGCGATGCTGTGCGCCGACGCCGTCGCCACGGCGGCGACGTGCGCGATGACCGGCGACCACGGCGAGCTCGCGGTCGCGTTCTACGTCGTCGTCGCCGCGGCGTACGGGCTGGGGCTCCCCCGCGCCGCGCGCGTGCACGTCGCCGTCACGGCGGTCGTGTACCCCATCGCGCGCCTCGTGAGCGGTACGCCGCGGACCACCGTCGCGCTCGAGACCGCGGTGCTCGTCGCGCTGAGCTGGCTCGCGATCGCGTCGCCGATGCGCTTCACGTATCGCCTGCGCCGCGCCCGCCGCGCGCTCGACTCGCTCGAGCGCGGCGACTTCTCCGTACGCCTTCCCACGCGCGCGCTCGACGACCTCGGCTTCCTCGCCGTCAGCTTCAACTCCACCGCGGAGGCGCTCGGCACCGCGGTCGAGGAGCTGCGCCGCTCGCGCGAGGCGCTCGCCCACCAGGCCTACCACGACCCGCTCACCGGCCTCGCGAACCGCGCGCGCTTCCAGGAGCGGCTCGTGCGCGCGCTCGCCGGCGAGCACGCGCCGCAGGTCGCGGTGCTCATGGTGGACCTCGACGACTTCAAGTGCGTGAACGACCGGCTCGGCCACGCCGCCGGCGACCGGCTGCTCGTCATGGTCGGCGAGCGGCTGCTGAACGCGACGCGCGGCGGCGACACCGTGGCGCGCCTCGGCGGCGACGAGTTCGCGGTGCTCGTCGAGAAGGTCGCGCAGTCGTCGGACGTCGAGATCATCGCGCGGCGCATCCTGCACGCGCTCGCCGCGCCGTTCGTCATCGACGGCGTCGATCTGCACGTCGGCGCGAGCATCGGCGTCGCGCGCCACGGCGGCCCGCCGGGCGACGCGGAGGCCGGCGACGCGCTGCTGCACCGCGCGGACATCGCGATGTACGACGTGAAGACCCGCGGCAAGAACGCGTTCGCGGTCGACGGCGTGCAGGCGCCGCCGGTGCGCCGACGCGCGCTCGCGCTGGTCCAGTAGCGGCGCCGAGCTGCCGATACTCCAGGGGGTGGGGCGCCGTTCCCCACGTCACCTCGTCCCCCTCCCCCGTCGATGTCCAAGGACGCGAAGAAGATCGTCATCGTCCGGAAGAAGAAGGTCGCGGGCGGCGCCCACCACGGAGGCTCGTGGAAGGTCGCCTACGCGGACTTCGTCACGGCCATGATGGCGTTCTTCATGGTGATGTGGATCCTCGGCATGGACGACAAGCTGAAGCAGGCCATCGAGGGCTACTTCTCGAACCCGATCGGCTACAAGAAGGGCTACTCCGCCGGCGCCAGCCCCATCTCCTCCGGCGCGTCGCCGAGCAAGGTGCAGACGAGCCAGCTGCGCATGATCGTGCGCAACCAGGAGTCGCAGAAGTTCAACGTGCTCGCGCAGCAGCTCCGCGAGATGCTCGCGAAGAACGGCGAGCTGCAGCGACTCGGCGCGAAGGTCGAGGTCGGGGTGACGAAGGAAGGGCTGCGCATCGAGCTGATCGAGACGGGACGCGGCGACGTGTTCTTCGCGCTCGGCAGCGCGCAGATGAAGCCCGCCGCGGTCATCGTGCTGCACGCGATCGCGCCCGAGCTGGAGCCGCTGCCGAACCCGATCGTGCTCGAGGGCCACACCGACGCCGCGAGCTTCGGCAGCAACGCGGGGTTCACGAACTGGGAGCTGTCCGCCGAGCGCGCGAACGCCGCGCGACGCGTGCTCACCGCGTCGGGACTCTCCCCCGAGCGCGTGGCGGAGGTGCGTGGCCTCGCCGACCGGCACCTGCGCGTGCCCGAGAACCCGCTCGATCCGTCGAACCGCCGCATCTCGGTGCTGCTGCGCTACCGCGACCTCGGCGCCGACGAGGCCGCGATCGGCGACTCGGTGCCCGGCGTGGTCGCCATGCCGCACGCCGCATCGGTCGACGGCGCCCCGCGCGTCGCGCCGCCGCGCCGCGCGCCGGCCGCCGCGTCTCCGGCGGCGAGCGCCGTTCCCGGCCAGAGCTGATCATCGGCTGGGCCGCGCGCGCTGGCCGCGCGCGCTGGGCGCGCGCTGGGCGCGCGCTGGGCGCGCGCTGGGCGCGCGCTGGGCGCGCGCTGGGGGCGCGCGCTGGCGGGGGGATGAACGGGTTCATATGTTCGCGCCTCCGAACCCCGGTCGCGCGTGACTGTCCCGCCCCGCATCGACACGCCTCCCGCCCCTACCCTGATCGGCCGACGCTACGCCGTCGAGCGCGAGCTCGGACGCGGCGCGAGCGCGTTCGTCTACCTCGCGCGTGACGCGGCGCAGGACCGGCGGGTCGCGGTGAAGGTGCTGCGGCCGGAGCTGGCGCAGTCGCTCGACGCCGCGCGCTTCCTGCGCGAGATCCGCACGACGGCGAAGCTGCAGCACCCGCGCATCGTGAGCGTGCTGGATCAGGGCGCGGAAGGCGATCAGTTCTACTGGGTCGCGCCGTACCTCGACGGCGGCAGCCTGCGCGACCGGCTGACGCGCGAGCGGCAGCTTCCGATCCGGACGGCGGTCGCGATCGCGCACGCCATCGCGGTCGCACTGGACTTCGCGCACACGCACGGGGTCATCCACCGCGACGTGAAGCCGGAGAACATCCTGTTCGTCGGCGACGAGGCGTGCCTCGGCGACTTCGGCATCGCGCGCGCGCGCTGGACGACGCGCCGGGGTGGACGACGACGACGGGACTGGTGCGCGGCACGCCGGCGTACATGAGCCCCGAGCAGGCGTCGGGCGAGCGGGAGCTCGACGGGCGCAGCGACGTGTACGCGTTAGGCTGCGTGCTGTACGAGATGCTGGCCGGCGTGCCGCCGTTCAGCGCCGCGACCGCGCAGGCGACGATCGCGCAGCGGTTCACGCACCCACCGGAGTCGCTCACGCGCCACCGCGCGACGGTGAGCCCGGAGCTGGAGGAGATCGTGCGGCTGGCGCTCGCGACGGCGCCGGCCGACCGGTTCGGGACGGCACGGGCGTTCGCGGAGGCGCTGGCGGGTACGGGGCTGCTGCACGCGACGGGGACCGGCGAGGTGCCGCCATCGCCGCGGCGCCCGCGGCCGGATCGCCGCGAGCGCGCGCGGCGCGTCGCGTTGGGCGTCGCGGGCGTCGCGGGCGTCGCGGCGGCCGCGGCGGTCGCCGCGCTCGGCTGGTGGGCGTTAGGCGCGCGCGACGACGCGGCACCGCCAGGGACGCTGCTCGTGCGCGTGGCGTCGGCGACGGACGGGCCGCGCGACGCGGCGCTGACCGAGCGCGTGGCGCGGGCGCTGCGCGCGGAGCTCGAGGGGTGGTCGGAGGTGCGCGTGAGCGATCGGGCGCGACGACCGGCGCTGGTGCTCACGGCGTCGGCGGTGCGGCTGGGGGACTCGGCGCGGGTGATCGTCGATGCGGTGGACGGGAGTGCGGGCACGTCGCGACGGCTCGTCGAGATCGCATCAGCGACGGCGGTGGACGCCGCACCGACGGTGACGCGACTCGTCCGACGGGCCCTCGCTGGACCCGACGTGGTGGACGCGCCAGATGCCGAGACCATGCCGGGTCGATCGTTAGGCGCCCTGCGGTCGTACGTTCGAGGCTGGGAGCAATTGCGTTCCGGCCAGCTCGACTCGGCGGCCGAGTCGTTCATGGCGAGCGCACGCGCGAATCCGCGCTTCGCCCTCGCGTCGCTGTGGGCGGCGCAGGCCGGCGCGTGGCGCGACCCGCGAGATCCACGCCCCTGGCTGCCGTTCACGGCGACGGCGCGCGCTGGTTCCCTAACGGGGCGAGATTCCACCCTCGCCGTGGCGTTAGGCGCCATGGCAGCGAAGGACTATCCGAGCGCGTGCGCCGCGTTCCGGGCGACGACGGTGCGAGATCCGTCGTCGTTCGCCGGATGGTTCGGCCTCGGCGAGTGCGCGCGGCTCGACACCACCGTGCTGCGGACACCCGAGGGCGCGCGCTTCCGCTCTAGCACGTGGGCATCGCTCGCGGCCTTCCGGGAAGCGGTCGAGCGCGCGCCGTCGTCCGCGCTGCTTGGCGCGCTGTTCGAGCGCATCCTTCGGAGCACGTCCGCCGCTGGCAACGTTCCGCGACGCGGCTGGCTCGCGGGCGACGGCGGCGGACCGTATGTGGCGCTGCCGTCGCTCGATGCGGACACGCTCGCTTTCTTCCCTGTGTCGCTCGACGAGTCCTTGCGTGCGGGCGCCCGCGCCGTGCCGCGCACCTACACGGCCGCAACGCGGCGCGGCCGCGAGGTGCTGCTCGACCTGACCGAGCGGTGGACGCAGCGCGCACCGGAGTCGAGCCAGGCGTGGTTCCGACGCGCCCTCGCGCTGGAGCTCGCTGGTCAGATCGGCGACGGCGCCGCGGAGCAGTCGGCCCCCGCCGCGCTCGAGAAAGCGGCGGCCGGCGCACGATCCGAGGAGGAGCGCGCGCGCATCGCCGTCGCGCGCACGCGCCTCGCGTTGCGACGCGGCGACTTCGCGGGCGCCGCACGGATCGCCCGCACCGCATTGGCGGACGGCCCATCGCAGCCCGGCGAGGCGCGCGACACGCTGCTGCCGCTCGCCGCCCTCGTCGGCGACGTCGCGCGCGCGGAGCGTTGGTCGGTACCGGCAGCACCCGACCCCGCGCTGCCGCAGCCGGTCGCCGACTCGCTGCAGCTCTTCCAGGTGCGCGCCGTCCTCGGCGCCTGCGATGGGATGGACGAGAGTCGCCGGCGGCTCGAGCGCGCGGTCTCGATCTCGTTCGCGCCGGCGGAGGTGGCGCGACAGCGTGCACGCGTTCTGCAGCCGGCCTACCGCGACGCGGTGCCGTGCCTCGGCCCGGGCATCCTCACCGAGTTCACACCGACCGCTCCGGTCGATGCGGCCTACCTGGCGCTCGCTCGCCACGATCCCTCCGCCGCGCGCCATGTGCTCGCGGCGGCGCGCGAGCGTCGCGCGGGGGCCGACATCACGTCGATCACGTGGGACTTCCTGTTCGCGGAGTCATGGGCACTCGTGCAGGCTGGCGATACCACGGACGCGCGCCAGCAACTGCTCGACGCGATGAACAGCCTCGCGAGCATGAATGCCTACACGCTCAGCAGGCTGTCGCAGGCAGCCGGGCTCCGGCGGTCGTTGGACTTGCTGCAATCGATCACGGCTCGCGACGCGGCGGGTCGCCTCTGGCAGGAACGTCGGAGGGCGCTCTCCACCACACAATCTCCGAGCAGATGACACACCCGTCGCAGCGTCGCACCAGGAGTTGGATCGTCGATACGATGCTGTTGGTCGCCTGGCTGCTCGCAGGGCCGGCAGCCGGCGCGCAGTCATCGCGGCCTTCGACGGGCGTCGCGGGCCGCGCGGCGTTCGGCGCGAAGGAGGACGACTACGAGCCCAAGGGTTTGGATGCCTGCGTGTTCGACGACGCTGCCACGAAAGCGCCGTATCGATGCGTCGGATGGGCACGCTCGACGTGGAACCCGGACTGGAAGAAGCCCCAGTCGCGCGCCGTCGCAGCCTGGATCCGTGATACGGTTCCGTACTTCAACTACTCGCAACGCGTCGCTCGTGAACCGAAGACGGGAACCGGGCCGGGACCGCAGTTTCGAATCGCGATGACCTGGGACGCGGAGTTCGTCCCGCTGTCGAAGCTGAAGCAACGGGCCCTCGTCGTCGCACGGATCGAAGCCGATGGCGATCCCAACGCGCCCGAGGACAAGCTCTTCGGCATCAACCGGCGCGGGACACGACTCGAGCGCGAGTTCTACCTCGTCATCGAGCCGTTTCGCTTCGACGGGACGGGCCAGCCGCCGGCGAATCCGGTGCAGCACAAGGTCTCCCAGTGGCACGTGTATGGTGTGGATGCGCAGACCCGTGAGCTCGTCCCGGTCGGCAACTCGCGGTCGTTCTATCGATGCGATCACGCGCACGACGGTGACGAGAAGATGACCGGCGCGGCGTTCATGACCTGCGACGGTATGCGAATGCTCGCGTTGAAGGCGAACTCCGCACTCCTCCGCGAACCGCTCGACCGGTACCGCGCGACATTGCCTGTCCAGCGGTCTCGGACCGATGCGCTGTTGCAGTGGGTGAACGGCGTCGGCCTCGACGCGACCACATTGCCACAGCGGCTCGCCGAATTCACCGGCGTGCGCGACAAGTCGTCCCCCGCCATCCGGCGCGACGCGGCGGACCTGGCTCGGCTGCTGCGCAACCAGCCGAGCGATCCCGGGTGGATGACGTGCGGGCTCGGGTGCTGCGTGGCGGCGTTCTGACCAACGCGCCTGCCTCCTATTGACATTCTATACGAGCGCACTACCTTCTCGTATAGCCATTCGATAGGAGAAGGCGCGTGCCGCCGAAGAACCAGGCCCTCCTCCAGGGCACCCTCGACCTCCTGATCCTCAAGGCCCTCGCGCTCGAGGATCTCCACGGCCTCGGCGTCGCGCGCCGCGTCGAGCAGCTCACCGGCGGCACGTTCCAGGTCAAGCCGGGATCGCTCTTCCCCGCCCTCCACCGCATGGAGGAAGCCGGCTGGCTCGCGTCCGTGTGGGGCGAGTCCGAGAACAACCGCCGCGCGAAGTTCTATCGCCTGACGCCGGCCGGACGGAAGCAGCTCGCGCGCGAGACCGCGCAGTGGAACGCCATCGCCGTCGCCATCGCGTCGGCCCTCGAGGCCACCTGAGCGACGCGCCGCTATGCGCCCCCTCGCTCGCCTCCGCAGCCTCTGGCGCGACCTCGCCGACCGCGACCTCGTCGAGCACGAGCTCGACGCGGAGCTCGAGGCCTACGTCGAGCTGCTCGCCGCGGAGAAGGCGCGCGCCGGGCTCGCCCCGGATGCCGCGCGGCGCGCCGCGCGCGAGGAGCTCGGCGGCGCCGAGCGCGTGAAGGAGCGCGTCCGCGCGGCGCGCGTGGACCGCTGGATATACACCGCGCTCCCCGACGCGCGGTGGGCGCTGCGCACGATGCGGCGCGCGCCGCTGTTCACCGCCGTCGCCGTCGTCACGCTCGCCATCGGCATCGGCGGCACGGCCGGCGTGTTCGCCGTCGCCGATGCGGCGCTGCTGCGCCCGCCGGCCGGCGTGCGCGACCCGGCGCGACTCGTCACGCTGGAGCGCGTGCAGTTCGGCGACACGTACCTCAGCCTCGCCTATCCCGACTTCGCCGACGTGCGCGACGCCGCGCGCGCGATCGACGGCCTCGCCGCGCACACGTACGCGCCGCTCGCGTTCCGCGGCCCGGATGCGCGCCGCGCCGCCGAGCGCATCGCAGGCGACGTCGTCACCGCCGACTACTTCCGCGTGCTCGGCGCACGCGCCGCGTTAGGCCGTCTGCTCGGCCCCGCCGACGATGCACCCGACGCGGCGCCGGCCGTGGTGCTCGCGCACGGCTTCTGGCGCCGCACGCTCGGTGCCGACCCGCGCGTCGTCGGCGCCGCGGTCACGGTGAACGGGCGGCCGTTCACCGTCGTCGGCGTCGCGGCGCCGGGATTCGTCGGCGTCGCGCCCGACACGCCGTTGGACGCGTGGCTCCCCATGAGCGCGCTCCGCATCGCCGCGCCGCGCTTCTCGAGCGACATCCTGCAGGACCGTTCGGCGGGGTGGCTCGGCGTGTTCGGCCGGCTGCGCGACGGCGCCGCGCCGGCGCGCGTGGACGCGGAGCTCGGCGCCATCGCCGCGCGCGTCGCGGCCGAGCATCCGACGACGAACGCCGGACGGACGCTGCGCGCGCTGCGCGGCGTGGGACTGTCGCCCGACGATCGGGCCGAGGTCGCGAGCGTGCTCGCGCTGCTCGGCGGTGCGGTCGGGCTGCTGCTGCTCGCCACGTGCGTGAACGTCGCGGGGCTCGTGCTCGCGCGCTCGGCGGCGCGCCGCCGCGAGGTCGCCATGCGGCTCGCGTTAGGCGCCACGCGCGTGCGGCTGCTCCGGCAGATCCTCACCGAGGGCGTGATGCTCGCGCTGCTCGCCGCCGGGCCCGCGGTGCTCGTCGCGTGGCTCGTGGCGCGCGTCGCGACTCGGCTGCAGCCCGAGGTCTCCACGCTCCGCGCGCTCGACGTCGCGCCCGACTGGCGCGTGCTGCTGTTCGCGCTCGGCACCGCCGCGCTCTCCGGGCTGCTGCTCGCGCTCGTGCCCGCGCTTCGCGTGTCGCGCACCGCGCCGGCCGGCGTGCTCGCCGACGCGTCGCCGCGCGCCGGCGGACGTCGCACGCAGCTGCAGCGCGGGCTCGTCGCCGCGCAGGTCGCGGTGTCGGTCGTGCTGCTCGTCGCCACCGGTGTGACGTTGGGCGCCGTGCGCGACACGCTCGCCGCGGGCCCGGGGTTCGATCCCGACGCGCTCGCCGTCGCGTCGGTGGACCTCGGCATGCGCGGCTACGACCGCGCGCGCGGCGAGCAGGTGTACCGCGCGCTGCTCGACCGGCTCGCCGCGCTTCCGGGAGCGCGCGGCGCCACGCTGGCGAAGACGATGCCGCCGCGCGACTGGAGCGACGGCGTGTCGCTGTTCCTGCCCGGACAGGAGCCGCCGCGCGACGTGCTGCGCGCGCGCGCGAGCGCGAGCTCGGGCTCCGCGTGCGCATGAACCGCGTGGGCCCGGGCTTCTTCGGCACGTTAGGCATCCCGCTGCTCCGCGGGCGCGACTTCACCGCGCGCGACGACTCCAGCGGCGCGCTCGTCGCCGTCGTGAGCGCGCGCCTCGCCCGCGCGCTGTGGCCCGGCGCCGATCCGCTCGGGCGCCGCATCGTGTGGCCCGACCCATGGGGCGAGCCGCGCCCCGCGATGACGGTCGTCGGCGTCGCGGCCGACATCCGCTATCTCTCGCTCACCGACGAGCCGCCGCTGCTGCTCTACGTGCCGATGCTGCAGGCGTACGATGCCCGCGCCACGGTCGCCGTGCGCAGCGCCGGCGACGGCCGGGCCGCGGTGGCCGCCGTCGCGCGCGTCGTGCACGAGCTGGATCCCGATCTGCCGGTCGTCGCCGCGCACACCATGCGCGAGCAGATGGCCGGTACGCTCTGGCGGCAGCGCACCGCCGCCGTGTGGGTGAGCGCGTTCGGCGTGCTCGCCGTGCTGCTTGCCGCGCTCGGTCTGTACGGCGTCGCGGCGCAAGGCGTGGAGCAGCGGCGCCGCGAGCACAGCGTGCGCCTCGCGCTCGGCGCGTCCCCGCGGCGCATCACCGGCAACGTCGTCGCCGAAGGGCTCGCGCTCGCCGGGGCGGGACTCATCGTCGGCATTCCGGCCGCGGTCACCGCGGCGGCGGTCGTGCGCGCCACCGTCGCCGGCGCGACGGGCGCCGGCGCCGCGCTGCCGTTAGGCGCCGCGCTGCTGCTGCTCGCCGTCACGCTCGTCGCGTGCGCGCTCCCGGCGCGCCGCGCCTCGCGCGCGAATCCCGCGGACGCTCTGCGCGCGGAGTGACGCGCTGGCTTCATCGACCGGAGGGCCGTGCCATGTCCATCGTTCGCACGCTCACGCTCGCCGCCGCTACCCTGCTCGCGACCGCGGCCCACGATGCCACCTCGCCCGGCAGCGTGCGCGCGC
This DNA window, taken from Gemmatirosa kalamazoonensis, encodes the following:
- a CDS encoding protein kinase domain-containing protein, producing MPRRLRHRARALDDAPGWTTTTGLVRGTPAYMSPEQASGERELDGRSDVYALGCVLYEMLAGVPPFSAATAQATIAQRFTHPPESLTRHRATVSPELEEIVRLALATAPADRFGTARAFAEALAGTGLLHATGTGEVPPSPRRPRPDRRERARRVALGVAGVAGVAAAAAVAALGWWALGARDDAAPPGTLLVRVASATDGPRDAALTERVARALRAELEGWSEVRVSDRARRPALVLTASAVRLGDSARVIVDAVDGSAGTSRRLVEIASATAVDAAPTVTRLVRRALAGPDVVDAPDAETMPGRSLGALRSYVRGWEQLRSGQLDSAAESFMASARANPRFALASLWAAQAGAWRDPRDPRPWLPFTATARAGSLTGRDSTLAVALGAMAAKDYPSACAAFRATTVRDPSSFAGWFGLGECARLDTTVLRTPEGARFRSSTWASLAAFREAVERAPSSALLGALFERILRSTSAAGNVPRRGWLAGDGGGPYVALPSLDADTLAFFPVSLDESLRAGARAVPRTYTAATRRGREVLLDLTERWTQRAPESSQAWFRRALALELAGQIGDGAAEQSAPAALEKAAAGARSEEERARIAVARTRLALRRGDFAGAARIARTALADGPSQPGEARDTLLPLAALVGDVARAERWSVPAAPDPALPQPVADSLQLFQVRAVLGACDGMDESRRRLERAVSISFAPAEVARQRARVLQPAYRDAVPCLGPGILTEFTPTAPVDAAYLALARHDPSAARHVLAAARERRAGADITSITWDFLFAESWALVQAGDTTDARQQLLDAMNSLASMNAYTLSRLSQAAGLRRSLDLLQSITARDAAGRLWQERRRALSTTQSPSR
- a CDS encoding flagellar motor protein MotB encodes the protein MSKDAKKIVIVRKKKVAGGAHHGGSWKVAYADFVTAMMAFFMVMWILGMDDKLKQAIEGYFSNPIGYKKGYSAGASPISSGASPSKVQTSQLRMIVRNQESQKFNVLAQQLREMLAKNGELQRLGAKVEVGVTKEGLRIELIETGRGDVFFALGSAQMKPAAVIVLHAIAPELEPLPNPIVLEGHTDAASFGSNAGFTNWELSAERANAARRVLTASGLSPERVAEVRGLADRHLRVPENPLDPSNRRISVLLRYRDLGADEAAIGDSVPGVVAMPHAASVDGAPRVAPPRRAPAAASPAASAVPGQS
- a CDS encoding FtsX-like permease family protein, producing MERRRVAVPARTGAAARRAARARERELGLRVRMNRVGPGFFGTLGIPLLRGRDFTARDDSSGALVAVVSARLARALWPGADPLGRRIVWPDPWGEPRPAMTVVGVAADIRYLSLTDEPPLLLYVPMLQAYDARATVAVRSAGDGRAAVAAVARVVHELDPDLPVVAAHTMREQMAGTLWRQRTAAVWVSAFGVLAVLLAALGLYGVAAQGVEQRRREHSVRLALGASPRRITGNVVAEGLALAGAGLIVGIPAAVTAAAVVRATVAGATGAGAALPLGAALLLLAVTLVACALPARRASRANPADALRAE
- a CDS encoding serine/threonine-protein kinase; its protein translation is MTVPPRIDTPPAPTLIGRRYAVERELGRGASAFVYLARDAAQDRRVAVKVLRPELAQSLDAARFLREIRTTAKLQHPRIVSVLDQGAEGDQFYWVAPYLDGGSLRDRLTRERQLPIRTAVAIAHAIAVALDFAHTHGVIHRDVKPENILFVGDEACLGDFGIARARWTTRRGGRRRRDWCAARRRT
- a CDS encoding GGDEF domain-containing protein, producing MTDPRFAREKRLTVLARHRQSVHRRWAFGLLGLALGLCDAALDFFPAPWWAVALPSAVLLLGNAWCAWRIRADHIRVRHFWAMLCADAVATAATCAMTGDHGELAVAFYVVVAAAYGLGLPRAARVHVAVTAVVYPIARLVSGTPRTTVALETAVLVALSWLAIASPMRFTYRLRRARRALDSLERGDFSVRLPTRALDDLGFLAVSFNSTAEALGTAVEELRRSREALAHQAYHDPLTGLANRARFQERLVRALAGEHAPQVAVLMVDLDDFKCVNDRLGHAAGDRLLVMVGERLLNATRGGDTVARLGGDEFAVLVEKVAQSSDVEIIARRILHALAAPFVIDGVDLHVGASIGVARHGGPPGDAEAGDALLHRADIAMYDVKTRGKNAFAVDGVQAPPVRRRALALVQ
- a CDS encoding ABC transporter permease, whose protein sequence is MRPLARLRSLWRDLADRDLVEHELDAELEAYVELLAAEKARAGLAPDAARRAAREELGGAERVKERVRAARVDRWIYTALPDARWALRTMRRAPLFTAVAVVTLAIGIGGTAGVFAVADAALLRPPAGVRDPARLVTLERVQFGDTYLSLAYPDFADVRDAARAIDGLAAHTYAPLAFRGPDARRAAERIAGDVVTADYFRVLGARAALGRLLGPADDAPDAAPAVVLAHGFWRRTLGADPRVVGAAVTVNGRPFTVVGVAAPGFVGVAPDTPLDAWLPMSALRIAAPRFSSDILQDRSAGWLGVFGRLRDGAAPARVDAELGAIAARVAAEHPTTNAGRTLRALRGVGLSPDDRAEVASVLALLGGAVGLLLLATCVNVAGLVLARSAARRREVAMRLALGATRVRLLRQILTEGVMLALLAAGPAVLVAWLVARVATRLQPEVSTLRALDVAPDWRVLLFALGTAALSGLLLALVPALRVSRTAPAGVLADASPRAGGRRTQLQRGLVAAQVAVSVVLLVATGVTLGAVRDTLAAGPGFDPDALAVASVDLGMRGYDRARGEQVYRALLDRLAALPGARGATLAKTMPPRDWSDGVSLFLPGQEPPRDVLRARASASSGSACA
- a CDS encoding PadR family transcriptional regulator, which codes for MPPKNQALLQGTLDLLILKALALEDLHGLGVARRVEQLTGGTFQVKPGSLFPALHRMEEAGWLASVWGESENNRRAKFYRLTPAGRKQLARETAQWNAIAVAIASALEAT